The proteins below are encoded in one region of Aequorivita iocasae:
- a CDS encoding RHS repeat domain-containing protein, with protein MENARLPKSRPLRPLLSLALLLCLWPCRSQEFSTEVGKTSVQIDAAVGSPALLIDLYDDDQIALPTHDVGPLVLITAQFDTDAAPYEWLAYQIVLNVVPVDANGTGGTPYNVTLNIENNPLAAGGNYVDRAGHKILGSYGAKIRVVSRTITRPGGGIPPAATPPNVSLTARFVTDRYYGIPTAAPTGLTASIPMTGDSGGNSAPKSVLIEWDAVEGALGYELEYTWADNYSPDTQNPALPASAVPLALREFELNNTRISTGGTSFEVPAIYSAGFLVYRVRALNRNLAAISQNYYTDWTSGDGSEAHVSDWDHIAVAPHENLMNWQFQASFAEDGKKKEVASYFDGTLRNRQTVTSINSDAHAIVGEVVYDNQGRPAIEALPAPVLDSDAIKYYPDFNNNTLNAAYTHLDFDWEDPSADCEVLVNGMSTGTGASGYYGPIGTATGTTRDLVPDAQLYPFSQVEYTPDNTGRIRRKGGVGPAHQLGTGHEMEYFYTVPTQEELNRLFGYRVGNVQHYKKNMVVDPNGQVSISYLDPQGRTIATALAGDAPTNLEGLDDEGAGSGLHSTVTVDLLNKVPPTQTDTDLDNNDRYSSGRYGPLEDGLRVARQVSVSSSGTSLEFDYTAGLGNSFTACNGFQYPYVLDLSFDLRDDCGNKLAGPVNDTIGVPSTAGTNIPLEYGWDDPLSSGPLGVGTYAVHKDLRINEAALDLYAQDYLQKLKDSLSACYIDPSLFAPSVDTLICLPTDCLECADELGESDTYVLGSLIAFYNNTTFVEFVPSSTIEDVGDIDFTDSPTDINGELLIDRDPGGELDLLVRRFIREWELLIGACQDACTDSVASTCAINGSFLLQDLGQEGQYGNTSDPDDPLSVFNEDNALIRYDGNTWITSGNNWRHPDPNVPYADEYGTRSEIIVVRDADGNPAPEISITPYTGTNPDGSTYEYAYPQDLVNIGDFLAAWQPSWASSLLLYHPEICYLEYSQALCAISVDVYGEDMDPDAFDAYLRSLSYIADDIPENDITQTNKELLTNTIRLRDPYFNTALINESGTSLKDYRNGIINDALTVHYESFEDDELLVYAYKISMCNGISECENPSSPITLNDVVSDMNPASSTLTEEQKQKIWNNYVTAYISLKEKIKYVFLNIYAKEEGCYNGCIGGDESTSITNVLAAYEGTILDDIADHIADVEDDVPQFCDQAGAGAYAEKTKRFIPIDLQYDSGMDPGDAIEDMEGDNDYINWILTGNCPLLADLDAFLKGYLTETGGAGTFLPPVGTRDAGNYLSPDLFTALGGTIDPPPASISFTGAVGSGASVLNIDITEDVLLDDTIIIDAGAYSWSDYTTGIAPTGSQWRILGTSQMFYQSYDEITQRFSFQFVAQLQTGANGFQEAVFSGTTIAPIGECGTFDDGLGEVLDEQMSDPDSEYGCTRQARFNRDFIALLNALRDAGQLNNTSGYVLANLPGGEYGQSFLPEFLDDDSAGSTTWTFNGTDTYTIDSAPNPVVLITAADLAGASIANFETFHFDQTSTSSDSVTLYHTDTNGALKEMQANFTPGLPYSCCAESGDDKVHFTFNFSARSLPSYGISYTGQENIANGIRDFVNENKNKNLYITCIDDDASGVRFRSSQKYIDQDYPLATCCEVYIPGLLQIQNSHYTSPFNTMGEGLLNSSISVPIDINFYIYTDATYEISDISNIQQLHTNILNSKAKKSFFILRENGPYKKLPSNNLVTPVEYIEMILGRSAIDFSTTGSILNSDYIIFSKTQIESGSFVNDLSDFLNNAYDETNPTLLFADGTFENMPGCFNNSSCYLYGENDPTCELINTTLIEGEWLGSYSYITLSSDYYSSFGCTPPFNGPNTSCGSGYINTDLCQKEATGVLNGGQFFYTSLAQNSTADQRRISFPAQIATLINGLIVGEEYIVEFDQTSILVGPNNQNSIQEFTSEVKFGNQSEIGHTVPLDFSGGTNSWIHNNMSFIANSTSIEFRIFGLLNNEGISNGPNDNAYFGLDNIKVYKSAGTNTQISCVLPCIPQPVAPVSCTEKYDKFLQDIEQVTDYTLPVALTQENFCNFNYAYLVDPYSKYLLDLGVTTTDDFHFLSIAEFGDTDLNYGYSDIDAVIEAYDLYEDTHQLPWKEYVNTVYMVENSVCPPAPLLPGEYTVDPNDGCVEQLLSISDTYEEEAYNNYLGQLVEEFREGYIDSAISGVIETLDMSYADKEYQYTLYYYDQAGNLAQTVSPEGADRLDINDQATNDAIDAFRAQQQGPGEAPELLPAHKLKTTYKYNSLNQLIWQQTPDGGRSWFAYDELGRIIASQDERQNTDEGIPFPYLTYVLEPNVHEDPAGTLVKMNTGWSGAGGKSIEKISGDGYVSRMVLGDQGESNDVILGLSYSAAIGIEPSVLNRVKYGIYTYSALGADRVAVYQQGTSLPLIPGVSDLYSEGDILKVERLDGQINFYRNSELLKTVAESNPTLPMIADFGLRNNGNKIFDIRLVQYNGDEKKEFFSYTTYDGLGRIREAGEFRADVDLYEISEEGRLIGYSGAPGPVNGFNFVHGSRSEITRTYYDGKVELPRSITGISNPPEYSDALFGDFSAHNARNRVTGILYYSDIVGDSAGTATSNEFDHGTFYSYDAHGNVRELIHYIPELYFPNADELHVKRIRYQYDLISGNVERVAYQEGKPDQFFHRYSYDADNRIVTAQTSSSGLIWENEAQYDYYAHGPLARAQIGDKKVQGLDYVYTLQGWLKSVNAEDLRFVANDPGKDGTVPTAKDAMGYSLAYYDGDYTAAHPASYLALSVSTDPAVPASTKDLYNGNIKQMATALRESHTLLKPLQSNRYGYDQLNRIKAMESSSITPAAIRESYGTSYSYDRNGNLDSLVRRVLNTNPAINGGQPVVMDDLSYNYRPHNNQLTMVNDANRGIAELIDYGTDLKDQDSQVPGTYNVNNPATHNYVYDRTGQLVKDRTEKLDIAWRNDGKVKEVSKDVSPPTGARIVQLTRFEYDGLGNRVAKKTTVTADPTERGTYYIRDAQGNVMAVYDAELTHNDAVSGGIALSEHHIYGSARLGMEQKDQTIFSTANLPPATDLLRKTVGDKRFELANHLGNVLAVVSDKKIPTVALGTLQFFSPDVKAYNDYYPFGMLMPGRHANTSDYRYGFQGQEMDDEIKGEGNSINYKYRMHDPRVGRFFTTDPLAPDYPWNSPYAFSENRLIDGIELEGLEFLKKKAMFTTTPVLDKINLVDIEESVNSGLTLQINKEIFPKILQSSIGELNQKNPNERGSFRIQQNATKEYNNGIAKGGGLTMLANLAKWTHNNYGHGKEKTQALGEVKRQAQTLVNTLNAVSENYERLTNKTMPVEFRASQEFFSDIVNFTYDGTIPYGEGAKGKAYQNIVKSIGTSIYLNSTNYTDEYSPIPEHIQKNLDVILNSDDGCYGSDCFKVDVNDRDIKRTETIKIETEEKNDRD; from the coding sequence GCCCGATACCCAGAACCCGGCCCTCCCCGCCTCGGCGGTGCCCCTGGCCCTGCGGGAGTTCGAGCTCAACAACACGAGGATCTCGACGGGCGGCACCAGTTTCGAGGTGCCCGCCATCTATTCCGCGGGTTTCTTGGTCTATCGGGTCCGTGCCCTCAACAGGAACCTGGCCGCCATCTCCCAGAACTACTACACCGACTGGACCTCCGGCGACGGGAGCGAGGCCCATGTAAGCGACTGGGACCATATCGCGGTCGCCCCCCACGAGAATCTAATGAACTGGCAGTTCCAGGCCTCCTTTGCCGAGGACGGGAAGAAAAAGGAGGTGGCCAGCTATTTCGACGGCACCCTGCGCAACCGGCAGACCGTCACCAGCATCAACAGCGACGCCCACGCCATCGTGGGCGAGGTGGTCTACGACAACCAGGGGAGGCCCGCCATCGAGGCCCTGCCCGCGCCCGTCCTGGACAGCGATGCCATAAAGTACTACCCCGACTTCAACAACAATACCCTCAATGCGGCCTATACCCACCTCGATTTCGATTGGGAGGACCCCAGTGCGGACTGTGAGGTACTGGTCAACGGGATGTCCACGGGCACCGGGGCCAGCGGTTATTACGGGCCGATAGGCACGGCCACGGGCACCACGCGAGACCTGGTGCCCGATGCCCAGCTCTACCCGTTCTCCCAGGTGGAATATACCCCCGACAATACCGGGCGCATACGCCGCAAGGGCGGCGTGGGGCCCGCGCACCAGCTCGGGACGGGCCACGAGATGGAATACTTCTATACCGTGCCCACACAGGAGGAGCTCAACAGGCTCTTCGGGTACAGGGTGGGCAACGTGCAGCACTACAAGAAGAACATGGTCGTCGACCCCAACGGACAGGTGAGCATCAGCTACCTTGACCCGCAGGGAAGGACCATCGCGACCGCCCTGGCCGGGGACGCCCCCACGAACCTGGAGGGGCTCGACGACGAGGGCGCCGGTTCGGGGCTCCATAGCACCGTGACGGTCGACCTGTTGAACAAGGTGCCCCCTACCCAGACCGATACCGACCTGGACAACAACGACAGGTACAGCAGCGGCCGCTACGGACCGCTCGAGGACGGCCTCCGGGTGGCACGGCAGGTCTCGGTGTCCTCCAGCGGGACCAGCCTCGAGTTTGACTATACCGCCGGCCTGGGCAACTCCTTCACCGCCTGCAACGGCTTCCAGTACCCCTATGTGCTCGACCTTTCCTTCGACCTGCGGGACGACTGCGGCAACAAACTGGCGGGGCCCGTGAACGACACCATCGGTGTCCCCAGCACCGCCGGCACGAACATCCCTCTGGAGTACGGATGGGACGACCCCCTGTCCTCCGGGCCGCTGGGCGTGGGCACCTATGCCGTCCACAAGGACCTGCGCATAAACGAGGCCGCACTGGACCTCTACGCCCAGGACTACCTCCAGAAGCTAAAGGACTCCCTGAGCGCCTGCTACATCGATCCCTCCCTCTTCGCGCCAAGCGTCGATACCCTTATCTGCCTGCCCACCGACTGCTTGGAGTGCGCCGATGAGCTGGGGGAGAGCGATACCTATGTATTGGGTTCCTTGATAGCGTTCTATAACAATACTACCTTTGTTGAATTTGTTCCCTCCAGTACCATTGAGGATGTCGGGGACATTGACTTTACGGATTCCCCGACGGATATTAACGGCGAGCTCTTGATAGATAGGGACCCCGGAGGGGAATTGGATCTATTGGTACGGCGATTCATAAGGGAATGGGAACTCCTGATCGGGGCCTGCCAGGACGCCTGCACCGACAGCGTGGCATCCACCTGTGCCATCAACGGCTCCTTCCTGCTCCAGGACCTGGGACAGGAGGGCCAGTACGGCAATACCTCCGACCCGGACGACCCCCTGAGCGTGTTCAACGAGGACAACGCCCTGATCCGTTACGACGGAAACACGTGGATAACATCCGGCAACAACTGGAGGCACCCAGACCCGAACGTGCCCTATGCCGACGAGTACGGCACGCGCTCCGAGATAATAGTGGTCAGGGACGCCGATGGAAATCCCGCCCCCGAAATATCGATAACGCCCTACACCGGGACCAACCCCGACGGGAGCACCTATGAGTACGCCTACCCGCAGGACCTGGTAAACATCGGCGACTTCCTGGCGGCCTGGCAGCCCAGCTGGGCCAGTTCCCTGCTCCTGTACCACCCGGAGATCTGCTACCTGGAATATTCCCAGGCACTGTGCGCGATCAGCGTGGATGTCTATGGGGAGGACATGGACCCCGACGCCTTCGACGCATACCTCAGGTCCCTCTCCTATATCGCCGATGACATTCCCGAAAACGATATTACCCAAACCAACAAGGAACTGCTCACAAACACGATCCGTTTAAGGGATCCCTACTTCAATACGGCACTGATCAATGAATCCGGAACTTCCCTAAAGGATTATAGAAACGGCATAATCAATGATGCCCTCACCGTCCACTATGAAAGCTTTGAGGATGACGAACTATTGGTATATGCCTATAAGATATCGATGTGCAACGGCATATCCGAATGTGAAAACCCATCGTCACCAATTACCCTGAACGATGTGGTCTCCGATATGAACCCGGCCAGTTCTACCCTTACCGAGGAACAAAAGCAGAAGATCTGGAACAACTACGTCACCGCCTATATAAGCCTCAAGGAAAAGATCAAGTACGTCTTCCTGAACATCTACGCCAAGGAGGAGGGCTGCTACAACGGATGCATCGGCGGGGACGAGAGCACATCCATCACCAATGTGCTCGCCGCCTACGAGGGAACCATACTGGACGATATCGCGGACCATATCGCGGACGTGGAGGACGACGTCCCCCAGTTCTGCGACCAGGCGGGCGCGGGGGCCTATGCCGAAAAGACAAAGCGATTTATACCCATCGACCTACAGTACGACTCCGGGATGGACCCCGGCGACGCCATCGAGGACATGGAGGGGGACAATGATTACATTAACTGGATCCTCACCGGGAACTGCCCGCTGCTGGCAGACCTTGACGCGTTCCTCAAGGGGTACCTCACCGAGACCGGCGGGGCCGGGACCTTCCTGCCCCCCGTGGGCACCAGGGATGCCGGCAACTACCTCTCCCCGGACCTCTTTACCGCCCTGGGGGGAACCATCGACCCCCCTCCCGCATCCATCTCCTTTACGGGCGCGGTGGGCAGCGGCGCAAGTGTCCTGAACATAGACATCACCGAGGACGTCCTTCTCGACGACACCATCATTATCGATGCGGGCGCCTACAGCTGGTCCGACTACACCACGGGCATCGCCCCCACGGGAAGCCAGTGGAGGATCCTGGGAACCTCGCAGATGTTCTACCAAAGCTATGACGAAATTACACAGCGCTTCAGCTTCCAGTTCGTGGCCCAGCTCCAGACGGGGGCAAACGGCTTTCAGGAGGCGGTGTTCAGCGGAACCACCATCGCCCCAATCGGGGAGTGCGGGACCTTTGATGACGGACTGGGAGAGGTGCTCGACGAGCAGATGAGCGACCCGGACAGCGAGTACGGCTGTACCAGACAGGCAAGGTTCAACCGCGACTTCATCGCGCTGCTCAACGCACTTAGGGACGCGGGGCAGCTGAACAATACCTCCGGATATGTGCTGGCCAACCTGCCGGGGGGCGAGTACGGACAGAGCTTCCTGCCAGAGTTCCTGGACGACGACAGCGCCGGCTCCACAACCTGGACCTTCAACGGGACCGACACCTATACGATAGACTCAGCCCCAAACCCAGTGGTACTGATAACAGCGGCCGACCTGGCCGGGGCCTCCATCGCAAACTTCGAGACCTTCCACTTCGACCAGACGTCCACATCCTCGGACTCCGTGACACTGTACCATACCGATACCAACGGCGCACTAAAAGAGATGCAGGCAAACTTTACACCCGGACTGCCTTACTCCTGCTGTGCGGAAAGCGGAGATGATAAGGTACATTTTACATTCAATTTTAGCGCTAGATCACTTCCATCTTATGGAATTTCCTATACTGGTCAAGAAAACATTGCTAATGGAATAAGAGATTTTGTTAATGAAAATAAAAATAAAAATCTGTATATTACTTGTATTGACGATGATGCATCTGGTGTAAGATTTCGCTCTAGTCAAAAATATATAGACCAAGATTATCCTCTTGCAACCTGTTGTGAAGTTTATATTCCAGGATTGCTACAAATTCAAAATAGTCACTATACCTCTCCATTCAATACAATGGGAGAAGGTCTCTTAAACTCCTCTATTTCAGTTCCTATAGATATTAATTTTTATATATACACAGATGCAACTTATGAAATTAGTGATATTTCGAACATCCAACAACTTCATACCAATATTCTCAATTCAAAAGCCAAGAAAAGTTTTTTCATATTAAGAGAAAATGGACCTTATAAAAAATTACCTTCAAACAATTTAGTCACTCCAGTTGAATACATTGAAATGATTTTGGGTCGTTCTGCTATAGATTTTTCCACTACTGGTAGTATTTTAAACTCAGATTATATAATATTTAGCAAAACACAAATTGAAAGTGGAAGTTTTGTTAATGATTTGAGTGACTTTTTAAATAATGCCTACGATGAAACAAATCCTACGTTGTTATTTGCGGATGGCACATTTGAAAACATGCCTGGCTGTTTTAATAATTCGAGTTGTTATCTATATGGGGAAAATGACCCTACTTGTGAGTTAATAAATACTACCTTAATAGAAGGGGAATGGTTAGGTTCTTATTCATATATAACCCTTTCTTCAGACTATTATTCTTCTTTCGGTTGTACCCCTCCCTTTAATGGTCCAAATACGAGTTGTGGAAGCGGATATATAAATACTGATTTATGTCAAAAAGAAGCTACTGGAGTATTGAATGGAGGTCAATTTTTCTATACATCGTTGGCTCAAAACTCAACTGCGGACCAACGCAGAATTTCATTTCCCGCACAAATTGCAACCTTGATTAATGGATTAATAGTCGGGGAAGAATATATCGTAGAATTTGACCAAACCTCCATATTAGTAGGACCAAATAATCAAAATAGTATACAAGAATTTACTTCCGAAGTAAAATTTGGAAATCAAAGCGAAATCGGACATACCGTTCCACTTGACTTTTCAGGAGGAACCAATTCTTGGATACATAATAATATGTCCTTTATAGCAAATTCAACGAGTATCGAATTTCGCATATTTGGCTTATTGAATAATGAAGGAATTAGTAATGGACCTAATGACAATGCTTATTTTGGTCTTGACAATATTAAGGTATATAAATCAGCAGGGACAAATACTCAAATTTCCTGTGTACTACCCTGCATCCCCCAGCCCGTGGCGCCTGTGAGCTGCACGGAGAAGTATGACAAGTTCCTCCAGGACATAGAGCAGGTCACGGACTACACCCTGCCCGTGGCCCTGACCCAGGAGAACTTCTGCAACTTCAACTATGCCTATCTGGTGGATCCCTACAGCAAATATCTCTTGGACCTCGGGGTCACCACCACGGACGACTTCCACTTCCTCTCAATCGCCGAGTTCGGCGATACCGACCTCAATTACGGCTACTCGGATATCGATGCGGTGATCGAGGCTTATGACCTATACGAGGACACCCACCAATTGCCCTGGAAGGAATACGTCAACACGGTATATATGGTAGAGAACTCAGTGTGCCCCCCCGCGCCCTTGCTCCCCGGGGAGTATACGGTTGACCCGAACGACGGCTGCGTGGAGCAGCTGCTGAGCATCTCGGACACCTATGAGGAGGAGGCCTACAACAACTACCTGGGCCAGCTGGTGGAGGAGTTCCGCGAGGGGTACATCGACTCCGCGATTTCGGGCGTCATCGAGACCCTGGACATGTCCTATGCCGACAAGGAGTACCAGTACACCCTCTACTACTACGACCAGGCCGGCAACCTGGCCCAGACGGTGTCCCCCGAGGGGGCCGACCGCCTGGACATCAACGACCAGGCCACCAACGACGCCATTGACGCCTTCCGTGCGCAGCAGCAGGGGCCCGGCGAGGCCCCGGAGCTCCTGCCCGCCCACAAGCTAAAAACGACTTACAAGTACAATTCTTTGAACCAGCTCATCTGGCAGCAGACCCCCGACGGGGGGCGCAGCTGGTTCGCCTATGACGAGCTGGGCAGGATCATAGCCTCCCAGGACGAGCGGCAGAACACCGACGAGGGGATCCCCTTCCCCTACCTGACCTATGTGCTCGAGCCCAACGTACATGAGGACCCGGCCGGCACACTGGTTAAGATGAACACAGGGTGGAGCGGCGCCGGAGGCAAGAGCATCGAAAAGATCTCGGGCGACGGCTATGTCTCCAGGATGGTCCTGGGGGACCAGGGCGAGAGCAACGATGTCATCCTCGGGCTCAGCTACAGTGCCGCGATCGGCATAGAGCCCTCGGTGCTCAACAGGGTCAAGTACGGCATCTATACCTATAGCGCGCTGGGCGCCGACAGGGTCGCCGTGTACCAGCAGGGCACCAGCCTCCCGCTGATCCCAGGGGTCTCCGACCTCTACTCCGAGGGGGACATCCTCAAGGTGGAGCGCCTCGACGGGCAGATAAACTTCTACAGGAACTCCGAGCTCCTGAAGACCGTGGCCGAGAGCAACCCCACACTTCCCATGATCGCCGATTTTGGCCTCAGGAACAACGGCAACAAGATATTCGACATACGGCTGGTCCAGTACAACGGCGACGAGAAGAAAGAGTTCTTCAGCTATACAACCTACGACGGCCTGGGGCGCATCCGCGAGGCCGGGGAGTTCAGGGCCGACGTGGACCTCTACGAGATATCGGAGGAGGGAAGGCTGATTGGCTATAGCGGGGCCCCAGGGCCCGTGAACGGCTTCAACTTCGTGCACGGCTCCCGCTCGGAGATCACAAGGACCTATTACGACGGCAAGGTGGAGCTCCCCAGGTCCATCACGGGCATTTCCAACCCCCCGGAGTACTCCGATGCCCTGTTCGGGGACTTCTCCGCCCACAACGCCAGGAACAGGGTCACCGGGATCCTGTACTATAGCGACATCGTCGGGGACTCCGCCGGAACGGCGACCAGCAACGAGTTCGACCACGGCACCTTCTACAGCTATGACGCCCACGGGAACGTGCGCGAGCTCATCCATTATATTCCGGAACTGTACTTTCCCAACGCGGACGAGCTGCACGTAAAGCGGATAAGGTACCAGTACGACCTTATCAGCGGCAACGTCGAGCGGGTCGCCTACCAGGAGGGCAAGCCCGACCAGTTCTTCCACCGCTACTCCTATGACGCCGACAACAGGATCGTCACGGCACAGACCTCCTCCAGCGGGCTGATATGGGAGAACGAGGCGCAGTACGACTACTATGCCCACGGGCCCCTGGCACGCGCCCAGATCGGGGACAAAAAGGTACAGGGGCTCGACTACGTCTACACCCTCCAGGGGTGGCTCAAGAGCGTGAACGCCGAGGACCTCAGGTTCGTGGCCAACGACCCGGGCAAGGACGGCACCGTCCCCACCGCCAAGGACGCGATGGGCTACTCCCTGGCATACTATGACGGCGACTACACCGCGGCGCACCCGGCCTCCTACCTGGCGCTGTCCGTATCCACCGACCCGGCCGTGCCCGCCAGTACGAAAGATCTATACAACGGAAACATCAAGCAGATGGCCACCGCGCTCAGGGAGTCCCACACCCTGCTCAAGCCCCTACAGTCCAACCGCTACGGCTACGACCAACTGAACCGGATAAAGGCCATGGAATCCTCCTCCATTACGCCCGCCGCCATAAGGGAGAGCTACGGCACCAGCTACAGCTACGACAGGAACGGGAACCTGGACAGCCTCGTGCGCAGGGTACTGAACACCAACCCCGCCATCAACGGGGGACAGCCCGTGGTCATGGACGACCTCTCCTACAACTACAGGCCCCACAACAACCAGCTCACCATGGTCAACGATGCCAACAGGGGCATCGCCGAGCTCATCGACTACGGGACCGACCTCAAGGACCAGGACAGCCAGGTGCCGGGGACCTACAACGTGAACAACCCCGCCACGCACAACTATGTCTACGACAGGACCGGGCAGCTGGTCAAGGACCGCACCGAGAAACTGGACATCGCCTGGCGCAACGACGGAAAGGTGAAGGAGGTGTCAAAGGATGTAAGCCCGCCTACGGGCGCCAGGATCGTCCAGCTCACAAGGTTCGAGTACGACGGGCTGGGCAACAGGGTCGCCAAGAAGACGACCGTCACCGCGGACCCCACCGAGAGGGGCACCTACTATATCAGGGACGCACAGGGCAACGTGATGGCGGTATACGATGCCGAGCTCACACATAACGACGCCGTGTCCGGGGGGATAGCGCTCTCCGAGCACCACATCTACGGCAGCGCAAGGCTCGGCATGGAGCAGAAGGACCAGACCATATTCAGCACTGCCAACCTTCCCCCGGCCACCGACCTGCTACGGAAGACCGTGGGCGACAAGCGCTTCGAGCTCGCCAACCACCTGGGCAACGTGCTCGCCGTGGTCTCAGACAAGAAGATACCAACCGTGGCACTGGGAACGCTACAGTTCTTCAGCCCCGACGTAAAAGCGTACAATGATTACTACCCCTTCGGGATGCTAATGCCCGGAAGGCACGCGAATACCTCGGACTACCGATACGGGTTCCAGGGACAGGAAATGGACGACGAGATCAAGGGGGAGGGGAACTCTATCAACTACAAATACAGAATGCACGACCCGAGGGTCGGAAGGTTCTTTACTACTGATCCTCTCGCACCAGATTATCCGTGGAATAGTCCCTATGCTTTCAGTGAAAATAGGTTAATAGACGGAATTGAATTGGAAGGGTTAGAATTTCTTAAGAAAAAAGCAATGTTTACTACTACTCCAGTCTTAGATAAAATTAATCTCGTCGATATTGAAGAATCTGTTAATAGCGGTTTAACTCTACAAATAAATAAAGAGATTTTTCCTAAAATACTTCAAAGTTCAATTGGCGAATTAAATCAGAAAAACCCTAACGAACGAGGATCTTTCAGGATTCAACAGAACGCTACAAAAGAATACAATAATGGGATTGCAAAAGGGGGAGGGCTTACCATGCTGGCTAATTTGGCTAAATGGACGCATAATAATTATGGTCATGGTAAAGAAAAGACGCAAGCATTAGGAGAAGTTAAGCGCCAGGCTCAAACCTTAGTTAATACGCTAAACGCCGTTTCGGAAAATTATGAAAGACTGACCAACAAAACCATGCCAGTTGAATTCAGGGCTTCCCAAGAGTTCTTTAGTGATATAGTTAATTTTACCTATGATGGCACAATTCCTTATGGTGAAGGCGCAAAAGGCAAAGCCTATCAGAACATCGTAAAATCAATAGGCACTTCAATATATTTGAATTCTACAAATTATACAGATGAATACTCACCCATACCGGAGCACATTCAGAAAAATCTTGATGTTATATTAAATTCTGATGACGGGTGTTATGGAAGTGATTGTTTTAAAGTTGATGTGAATGACAGGGATATCAAAAGAACCGAAACAATTAAAATCGAAACTGAAGAAAAAAATGATAGAGATTAA
- a CDS encoding Lacal_2735 family protein: MFGIFKKKTQKEKLQEKYQKLQKESFNLSSTNRKLSDQKAYEAEEVMKQLERLK, from the coding sequence ATGTTTGGAATCTTCAAAAAGAAAACACAAAAAGAAAAATTACAGGAAAAATATCAGAAACTTCAAAAAGAGTCTTTTAATCTTTCGAGCACCAATAGAAAATTGAGCGACCAGAAAGCATACGAAGCCGAAGAAGTGATGAAACAGCTGGAAAGATTGAAATAA
- a CDS encoding DUF2452 domain-containing protein, which produces MIDEKKPDNVVFNTEKQRYDAALKPYATSLGAPVISITHTTSWKNRSINKANHKINAKYLELKAEYEKMISEFEYNSLIFSSEFSFEPVIGQVYHLYKRKEGNSFLSLIAPEQCNFKHIGSFYLNVDQTWEKVNEQ; this is translated from the coding sequence ATGATAGACGAGAAAAAACCAGATAACGTAGTTTTCAATACTGAAAAACAACGTTATGATGCAGCGCTAAAACCCTACGCAACTTCTCTGGGAGCTCCAGTAATTTCCATAACCCATACCACTTCTTGGAAAAATAGAAGCATCAATAAAGCCAATCATAAAATAAATGCCAAGTATTTAGAATTAAAAGCTGAGTACGAAAAGATGATATCAGAATTTGAGTATAACAGCCTCATTTTTAGCTCTGAATTTAGTTTTGAGCCTGTAATTGGTCAAGTCTATCACCTTTACAAAAGAAAGGAGGGTAACAGTTTTCTGTCCTTAATTGCCCCAGAACAATGTAATTTTAAACATATTGGTAGCTTTTATCTGAATGTGGACCAAACTTGGGAAAAAGTAAATGAACAATGA
- a CDS encoding TIGR03643 family protein, with product MTGEILTERQLDRIIEMAWEDRTPFEAIKFQFGFPEKEVIKIMRSNLKQSSFKLWRKRINSGVSTKHLKKRSSEISRFKCSRQQAISGNKISKR from the coding sequence ATGACTGGAGAAATATTAACAGAAAGGCAATTGGATAGAATAATAGAAATGGCATGGGAAGACCGTACACCTTTTGAGGCTATCAAATTCCAATTTGGATTTCCGGAGAAGGAAGTAATTAAAATAATGCGTAGCAATCTAAAGCAAAGCAGTTTCAAACTTTGGCGCAAACGAATCAACAGTGGCGTAAGCACGAAGCACCTCAAAAAAAGGAGTTCAGAGATCAGCCGTTTCAAATGCTCGCGGCAACAAGCAATATCGGGAAATAAAATAAGTAAAAGATAA